CCAAATGAAGCACTTTTTTTCTCAGGAAATTGATCAAAAACAACTTATTTGTCAGTTTACACACTCCACTGTTCCCCTATCTATCTCCACAGGTCAATAACGGCTCATCACAATGAATCTCTGTCTGCAACGAGCCCATTGAGGATGCCACAGACAGGAAATGATGCAGGATGAGATGGTAAACTGAATCTCCCGTCCAATTCTTCATTAACCATAGCGGTTCCCGTTGAGCCTCGTTTTAACGCTGCATGTCAACAACATCTATTTATATACCGGCAGCTCACCGTGTCGCCCACATAAACATAAATATTTCACAAGCTACTCGACGGACAATTTCTCCAAAGTGAATCAGAAGGTGTCGCGACTTTTATAACTCTTCATTACGTCTGAGGCcaaaatatacaaataaataaatgggtGTAGTTTGGGAAGTAGGCACCTGATGGTGAAGTTGGCATCTAATTGGCTGTATCTTGAGAGGCATGTACTGTACACATGGCAAATGTTGCTACGCTTAGAATAAACCTATGCTAAAGAAACTGACTGCAATGCTTGTTTATCACTTGCTCCTGTGAGCGTCTAGTTCTTCATCTGATGTCAGTCGGCGCCACcgactgaaaggaaagggggatacctagtcagttgtacaactgaaaggaaagggggatacctagtcagttgtacaactgaaaggaaagggggatacctagtcagttgtacaactgaaaggaaagggggatacctagtcagttatacaactgaaaggaaagggggatacctagtcagttgtacaactgaaaggaaaggaaaggggggatacctagtcagttgtacaactgaaaggaaagggggatacctagtcagttgtacaactgaaaggaaagggggatacctagtcagttgtacaactgaaaggaaaggaaagggggatacctagtcagttgtacaactgaaaggaaagggggatacctagtcagttgtacaactgaaaggaaaggaaagggggatacctagtcagttgtacaactgaaaggaaagggggttacctagtcagttgtacaactgaaaggaaagggggatacctagtcagttgtacaactgaaaggaaagggggatacctagtcagttgtacaactgaaaggaaagggggatacctagtcagttgtacaactgaaaggaaagggggatacctagtcagttgtacaactgaaaggaaagggggatacctagtcagttgtacaactgaaaggaaagggggatacctagtcagttgtacaactgaaaggaaagggggatacctagtcagttgtacaactgaaaggaaagggggatacctagtcagttgtacaactgaaagaaaaggaaaggggaatacctagtcagttgtacaactgaactgtgtcttctgcatttaaccccacccctctgaatcagaggtgcggggCGGCTACCTTAATTGACATCCAAGATTTTTGGAAAAATGTTTACATGTCCTTTCCTGATTTAGATAGGTTTCTGCTTATAACTTCCAACATTTTGGtaaggctatttgttagtcaacttgtctacaATTAGATagatgcagcttctcttctgtcctTATATGTTGACCTAGAAGACTAAAGAAACCCTTGttcaccagaataatgtcattTTAAAATggatagaatgaatgcttcagtctagttgacatcagtaaagttctctgtcatctctgcttTTTTTTGCGGAGCAAAGACATTTAGGGACCGGGGAGTAAATGcaataacaaaacaaactggaAATATTTTCTGTGCAAAACGTCCAAAcgacatcagtttgaccggttatAAGCaaatagaaagctgtgaaaatgtcacgtttctgataagatttcagttagGCTTGGatacatattttatgtggttgaaatacgatcagcttttatgatgctgataaagacaaCACCTCCACAGATGTTCCCTAACTGCACATTCAcgttctctcaagatgctgaaagaaataaaCCATATTTCTCCATATCTGTTCTCGAGTCAACATTTTGCatatcattttactgcaagaattCTGGAAGAGTTAATATtgaggctatgtgagaggtttaAGACctacagcagtggtgtaaagtacttaagaaaaatactttaaagtactacttcagtagtttttatgggtatctgtactttactatttatatttatgacaacttttacttcactacatttctaaagaaaataatgtacttttcactccatacattttccctgacacctgaAAGTACCGGTTACAttctgaatgcttagcaggacaggaaaatggtctaattcacgcacttatcaagagcaTATCCCTGGtcttccctactgcctctgatctgacagactcactaaacacaaatgctttgtctgtaaatgatgtctgagtgtttgagtgttcccctggctatctgtaaattatgtgtgagtgttggagtgttcccctggctctctgtaaatgatctctgagtgttggagtgtgcccctggctatctgtaaatgatctctgagtgttggactgtgcccctggctatctgtaaatgatgtctgagtgttggagtgttcccctggctatctgtaaattatgtctgagtgttggagtgttcccctggctatctgtaaatgatatctgagtgttggagtgttaccctggctatctgtaaattatgtctgagtgttggagtgttcccctggctatctgtaatgatgtctgagtgttggagtgttccctggctatctgtaaattatgtctgagtgttggagtgttcccctggctatctgtaaatgatatctgagtgttggagtgttcccctggctctctgtaaatgatgtctgagtgttggagtgttcccctggctatctgtaaattatgtgtgagtgttggagtgttcccctggctctctgtaaatgatctctgagtgttggagtgtgcccctggctatctgtaaatgatctctgagtgttggactgtgcccctggctatctgtaaatgatgtctgagtgttggagtgttcccctggctatctgtaaatgatgtctgagtgttggagtgttcccctggctatctgtaaatgatatctgagtgttggagtgttaccctggctatctgtaaatgatgtctgagtgttggagtgttcccctggctatctgtaatgatgtctgagtgttggagtgttccctggctatctgtaaatgatgtctgagggttggagtgttcccctggctatctgtaaatgatgtctgagtgttggagtgttcccctggctatctgtaaattatgtctgagtgttggagtgttcccctggctatctgtaaatgatgtctgagtgttggagtgttcccctggctatctgtaaataatgtctgagtgttggagtgttcccctggctatctgtaaatgatgtctgagtgttggagtgttccccaggctctctgtaaatgatgtctgagtgttggagtgttcccctggctatctgtaaataatgtctgagtgttggagtgttcccctggctatctgtaaatgatgtctgagtgttcccctggctctctgtaaatgatgtctgagggttggagtgttcccctggctatctgtaaattatgtctgagtgttggagtgttcccctggctatctgtaaattatgtctgagggttggagtgttcccctggctatctgtaaatgatgtctgagggttggagtgttcccctggctatctgtaaattatgtctgagtgttggagtgtttcccctggctatctgtaaatgatgtctgagtgttggagtgttcccctggctatatgtaaattatgtgtgagtgttggagtgttcccctggctatctgtaatgatgtctgagtgttggagtgttcccctggctatctgtaaatgatgtctgagtgttggagtgttcccctggctatctgtaaattatgtgtgagtgttggagtgtgcccctggctctctgtaaattatgtctgagtgttggagtgtgcccctggctgtctgtaaatgatgtctgagggttggagtattcccctggctatctgtaaataatgtctgagtgttggagtgtgcccctggctatccgtcaaaaATAAAGACAAGAAAATGgttctgtctggtttgcttaatataaggaatttgaaattactTTTTACTTCAACTAtaacttttgatatttaagtatattttagcaattacattatTTTTCACTTGGTAatattttacttggtgactttcactttttcttgagtcattttctatgaaggtatctttacttttactcaagtatgacacttgggcactttttccaccactgacctACAGTCAGGGTCCATATTTCAGATTCCATCagattccatttaacccatcggaacagtaggctacagttcccgtGACGTGCCACAggccccgtcttgtgactgtcaaATGTGTATAGctcctcacaatcatcacacataatcCTCTTTTGCCgcttcaccaaatctttcccaaacatgacttttctggccttcccttctctttattttcaactctacattttgcagcttttctcttattgaattaaactacaacattgtcctttttgcctctGTGGATCGACGTAAAGTTATCTGCCCGCACCCCAAAACCATTTGGTGTGTAGGCTGTTTGGCGTGTGTAGGCTGTTTGGCGTGTGTAGGTGTTTTGGCGTGTGTAGGTTGTTTGGCGTGTGTAGGCTTGTTGGCGTGTTGTAGGCTGTTTGGGTGTGTAGGCTGTTTTGGCGTGTGTAGGCTGTTTGGCGTGTGTAGGCTGTTTGGCGTGTGTAGGTTGTTTGGCGTGTGTAGTTGTTGGCTGTGTGTAGTGTTGGCGTGTGGTAGGCTGTTGGCTGTGTGTAGTCTGTTGGCCGTTGTGTAGGTTGTTGGGTGGTAGGCTGTTTGGCGTGTGTAGGCTGTTTGGCGTGTGTAGGTTGTTTGGCGTGTGTAGGCTGTTTGCGTGTGTAGGCTGTTTGGCGTGTGTAGGCTTTTGGCTGTTAGGCTGTGTGTAGGCTGTTTGCGTGTGTAGGCTGTTGGCGTGTGTAGGCTGTTTGGCGTGTGTAGGTTGTTTGGCGTGTGTAGGTTGTTTGGCGTGTGTAGGCTGTTTGGCGTGTGTAGTTGTTTGGCGTGTGTAGGTTGTTTTGGCGTGTGTAGGCTGTTTGGCGTGTGTAGGCTGTTTGGCGTGTGTAGGCTGTTTGGCGTGTGTAGGCTGTTTGGCGTGTGTAGGTTGTTTGGCGTGTGTAGGCTGTTTGGCGTGTGTAGGTTGTTTGGGCGTGTGTAGGTGTTGGTGTGTAGGTTGTTTGGCGTGTGTAGGCTGTTTGGCGTGTGTAGGCTGTTTGGCGTGTGTAGGCTGTTTGGCGTGTGTAGGCTGTTTGGCGTGTGTAGGTTGTTTTGGGCGTGTGTAGGCTGTTTGGCGTGTGTAGGCTGTTTGGCGTGTGTAGGTTGTTTGGCGTGTGTAGGTTGTTTGGCGTGTGTAGGTTGTTTGGCGTGTGTAGGCTGTTTGGCGTGTGTAGGCTGTTTGGCGTGTGTAGGTTGTTTGGCGTGTGTAGGCTGTTTGGCGTGTGTAGGCTGGTTTGGCGTGTGTAGGCTGTTTGCGTGTGTAGGCCTTTACAGTAACGATatgggaatagttacaggggaggaTGAATGAGACAATTGTAAGCTAAAGATGATTAGGTGGcaatgatggtatgagggccagattgggaatttagccaggacaccagggttaacacccctactcctACAATAAGtcccatgggatctttagtgaccacagagagtcaggagacCTGTTTAACGTCACATCTGAAaaacagcaccctacacagggcaacatccccaatcactgccctggggcattttttaaaccagaggaaagagtgcctcctactggccctccaacaccacttccagcagcatctggtcctAAAACAACATCTCTCTCAATACTATTCTATATTCCACTTTCCTGTCCTAGTGTCCCCCGCCTGCcgctgtatacagtatatatctaccCTGGCCTGGACATAGTCACAGCGACAGCACCTGCAATCCCTCACATTGATTTATCCTTGGATTCAGCCTCAAGCCATCTGTTTTCAGCCCTGCCTCGCCCTGTCTTGAAGGGTTTGTGTCACTGTGGTGCATTGCAACGCAAGACTTTGCTACAATCTATTTAAACAATGTTCCACAATCTATTTCCCACAATCTACGCCCCATAGAGATCACGTAGATTTCCTGACTCACCTGTTGTGGTGGCCGTCGTGGAGGCAGAAGGGAATCGGCAGGACATGGAACGAAAGAAAGAGGTAATAACAATCAACATGGGATCTGATTTGAGTGTATATTCATTCAGACGTGTTTTTGGTTAGTGAGCGGTCATGCATTGCAGTGGTTTGGACAAAACATCCACAGAGAACTGTTTAGAGGCTCCTCTCTGAACGAAATGTTAGCTATAGAAGAGACAGCGTGGAGGGAAGAAATCTTTTAATTCAACAGTGAGGATAAGAAGACATGAAGAAGTCATGGACCTCCAACATACTAGACTAAGAGAGACACCGGGACACAGcagaaaggaagacagagagagagagagagagagagagagacaccgggaCACAGcagaaaggaagacagagagagagagagagacaccgggaCACAGcagaaaggaagacagagagagagtgaaactgGTGACACTGCATGTGGTGATGTGTGGTAGTTAGTAGCACACCCTGGACAACACAGGGTTAATGAGAAACACTCCAGCACTGCCCAGACGCAGCAGTGCCTTGTGGGTAAGAGAAAACTCCCCAAAAAAGCCAAACCACGCCCCTCGGACAGAGTGTATCTTAGTTAGTCAGTCAGGCTGTCTAGACTGGGCTATTGGGTCGGTCCCAGCCCAGCCATAGAGCCACATGCCCATGCAAGGTATTGGTCGACTCCTCTAATCCTCCTAGTGAACATCACACACCACTGCAACAAACCTTCTGACATTGGGGCCACCACCACGGTGAGGGGCTCTGTGGGGTTGGCGAAGCAGGGGAAGAAGGACTGGGCGGTGGGGTTCAGACCGGAACCTGGTGAGGTGGGGCTtttggtggaagaggaggaggaggagcgggaCTTCTTTGGTATCTTCTGTGATGGGGATTTGGCCTTTTTGCCCCCCTGGGGTAGAATTCAGGCATGGTTTTGGGGCAGCGGAGCGGGACTGGGCTGGGTGTGTCGAATGCCAGGCCCACAGGTAGGTAGCACGCTGGAGTGATGTCACTGAACTCAaagcagttgttgttgttgttgaagtggTAGTCGTTGATGAGCCAGGAGCTGtcggagggggagaaagggggtgCGGTCGCTGTGAGCTCACTAGGCTTCTCCAATGGTGATAGGCCACGATCTTGTTGGTGGGTGGGGCTAAAACTCATGGCATCTTCAATATGGACATCCTGCATTGAGGTGTCATGATCAAACATCACTTTGACCCCTGACTCATGAACTGGGGAATCTAGGGAAAAAGTTGGGGAGAAAGCCTCTTTGTCATTACCCAGGCTGGCAGTCTCTGTATCCATAAGCAGGTATTGGTAGCTGGCGGTGAATGTGTCTCCAGGACACGTGGCCATGGGGAAGGTGCCTCTGGGCGAGAAGTCTCCCTGACTGGTTGGGGGCCATGAGAGGGAGCAGATTCtgggtgagagatggagggaagaggtcCTCACTGGCAGGGATCAGCCCCATGTTACCCATGCTAGAGTAGGGGTTCTCCAGGGGCTGGGGGTGGGCGATGGGGGGCGCTAGTTGGTCTAACACCCCCTCAGGGAGGTGAGTGGCAGAGGAGGGCACGAAGGGCTCGGCTGTAAACCCCCACTCTTCTGGAAGCTTCTTCCTGCTCTTGCCCCTCTTTCCCCTGCCTCCACTTCTCCCTGGCTCTTCCTGCTCCCAGCCCCCCACCATCCTGTCCCTGTCCTTGCGGGGGGAGACCCTGTGGTGGCCCTCTGACGGGATTGTGTTCTCAGCCTGAGTCTCCGGTTGGCCCCTGTCGTACACCTCGTCTCGGggcctcctcttcttcttcttcttctgctgttgttgttgtttgcaGTCATTTCCCTCGTtgctctccatctcctcccccaTGGCCAAGGCCTCTCGGTGGGGCCGGCCACAGTCAGGAAGGTCCTCGGGGCTGGCCGCCAGGTGGCTTGCATGGTGACTGATCATTGTGGAGCAGCTTGGGGTGAACGGCAGGTCGGTGGGAATGCAAGCCTTGTCTGTCCAGCCATCGCCCAGGGCACCTTGTGTGTGAAGAGGGAAGAGAGTTTAAAGCAGGTTTCTACagtgcataagtattcagacccctggacttttcccacattttgttacattaaagccttattctaaaatgttttcaattgtgtttttttctcatcaatctacacacaataccccatattgacatcacaataccccatatcgacatcacaataccccatattgacatcacaatagcccataatgacatcacaataccccataataacaaagcaaaaacaggtttttagaaatgtttacaaatttataacaattaaaatatatatattacatttacataagtattcagaccctttacttagtactttgttgaagcacatttggcagcgattacagcctcaagtcttcttgggtatgacgctataagcttgacatacatgtatttggggagtttctcccattcttctctggagatcctctcaagctctgtcaggtttgatggggagcgttgctgcacagctattttcatgtctctctagagatgttcgatcgtgttcaagtaagggctctggctgggccactcaaggacattcagagacttgttccgaagctcctcctgcgttatcttggctgtgtgcttatggtcgttgtcctgttagaaggtgaaccttcaccccagtctgaggtcctgagcaatctggggcaagttatcatcaaggatctctctgtactttgctcaattcattttccctcgatcctgactagtcttccagtccctgccgctgaaaaacatcctgatagcatgatgccgccaccaccatgcttcacagtagggatggtgccaggtttcctccagacgtgacgcttggcattcaggccaaagagttcaattttggtttcatcagaccagagaatcttgtttctcatggtctgagagtcttttaggtgcctttaggcaaactccaagcaggatgTCATGTGCCatttcctgaggagtggctttcttctggccactctaccataaaggcctgattggtggagtgctgcagagatggtggtcCTTTTGGAagattctccaatctccacagaggaactctagagctctgtcagagtgaccatcaggttcttggtcatctccctgaccaaggcccttctcccccgattgctcagtttggccgggcggccagctcgaggaagagtcttggtggttccaaacttcttccatttaagaatgatggaggccagtgtgttattgaggaccttcaatgctgcagatattttttggtacccttccccagatctgtgcctcgacacaatcctgtctcg
The window above is part of the Salvelinus namaycush isolate Seneca unplaced genomic scaffold, SaNama_1.0 Scaffold2615, whole genome shotgun sequence genome. Proteins encoded here:
- the LOC120039286 gene encoding uncharacterized protein LOC120039286, which produces DTGGTDISFAPRTTGEVRPNSAEHQVFAATEFLSVSSQPNNPPQMMDSGLIGDSSGFSQPAMGVNMDMGMALLSAERPPSIAEHQKPKDMSAGALGDGWTDKACIPTDLPFTPSCSTMISHHASHLAASPEDLPDCGRPHREALAMGEEMESNEGNDCKQQQQQKKKKKRRPRDEVYDRGQPETQAENTIPSEGHHRVSPRKDRDRMVGGWEQEEPGRSGGRGKRGKSRKKLPEEWGFTAEPFVPSSATHLPEGVLDQLAPPIAHPQPLENPYSSMGNMGLIPASEDLFPPSLTQNLLPLMAPNQSGRLLAQRHLPHGHVSWRHIHRQLPIPAYGYRDCQPGSWLINDYHFNNNNNCFEFSDITPACYLPGGKKAKSPSQKIPKKSRSSSSSSTKSPTSPGSGLNPTAQSFFPCFANPTEPLTVVVAPMSE